One genomic segment of Candidatus Margulisiibacteriota bacterium includes these proteins:
- the secA gene encoding preprotein translocase subunit SecA — translation MFNIVRKIFFGLTAQERIKTYSKTVKLINSLEERYASLSDTDLAAQTGIFRERLKKGETLEAILPEAFAVVRETSKRVLKMRHFDVQLIGGMVLHEGNISEMKTGEGKTLVATLPAYLNALTGKGVFIVTVNDYLARRDSEWMGTIYKFLGLTVGLIQNMMDTEIRKQSYSCDIIYGTNNEFGFDYLRDNMASDLSQCVQRNLHYAIVDEVDSILIDEARTPLIISGVVDENTDKYKEQAIIAKRMKKEEHFTIDEKNKNIVLTEAGMDFAEKAMHIGHLYDIENMDKAHMLVQSLKAIHLFRRDVDYIVKDNEVIIVDEFTGRLMNGRRYSDGLHQAIEAVENLKIQQESQTLATITLQNYFRMFEKLAGMTGTALTEAAEFDKIYGLEVIEIPTNQPIIRTDAADAVYKSRMGKFRAVVKEIAELNKKGRPVLVGTISIEVSELLSKMLKQKNVPHNVLNAKYHEREAEIIAKAGQRGAVTIATNMAGRGTDIVLGEGIAQMGGLCVIGTERHESRRIDNQLRGRCGRQGDPGYTKFYVSLEDELMRLFGSDRIIKIMESLGFDDETPIEHKMISSSIERAQKKVEMYHFNIRKQLLEYDDVMNKQRDIIYKQRRRILEQKQLIEKYDEIIEYQIQFIFNNYYPESIKSRDVDWAELIREIKQLVPAEYDYKKYSERNLILDYILKTAREYFRQYISRFSPSDILTVSRLIYLHTLDMRWIEHLKNMDLLRDGIGLRAYAQKDPLLEYKREGYDMFQDMMNAVEQEVIGSIYKVQIISDEEAEKLAAKQESYKVTSYQAADLSGDQPSQQPVVNTKDKVGRNDLCPCGSGKKYKKCCGNK, via the coding sequence TTGTTCAACATTGTCAGAAAAATATTTTTTGGTTTAACAGCCCAGGAAAGAATCAAAACTTATTCCAAAACAGTTAAGCTGATAAACAGCCTGGAAGAAAGGTATGCCTCATTATCTGACACGGACCTGGCCGCGCAGACTGGAATTTTCAGAGAAAGATTGAAAAAAGGCGAAACCCTTGAGGCTATTCTGCCTGAAGCTTTTGCCGTTGTGCGGGAGACATCAAAGCGTGTACTGAAAATGCGGCATTTTGATGTCCAGCTTATCGGTGGGATGGTACTGCATGAGGGTAATATCTCCGAAATGAAAACCGGTGAAGGAAAAACTCTCGTGGCGACGCTTCCCGCTTACCTTAACGCCCTGACAGGTAAAGGTGTATTTATTGTTACAGTGAATGATTATCTGGCCAGACGTGATAGTGAGTGGATGGGCACAATATATAAGTTCCTGGGATTAACTGTAGGACTTATCCAGAATATGATGGACACGGAAATCCGCAAACAATCATATTCCTGTGACATTATATATGGTACCAATAATGAATTTGGTTTTGACTATTTGCGAGATAATATGGCCAGCGACTTAAGCCAGTGTGTACAGCGAAATCTGCATTACGCTATTGTCGATGAAGTTGACAGCATTCTTATTGATGAAGCCCGGACCCCGCTAATTATTTCAGGTGTAGTGGACGAGAATACCGATAAATATAAGGAACAGGCTATTATTGCCAAACGGATGAAAAAAGAAGAGCATTTCACGATTGATGAAAAAAATAAGAATATTGTACTCACAGAGGCCGGAATGGATTTCGCTGAAAAAGCCATGCATATAGGACATCTTTACGATATAGAAAATATGGACAAGGCCCATATGCTGGTGCAGTCCTTAAAGGCCATACATTTGTTCAGACGGGATGTGGATTATATTGTAAAGGACAATGAAGTTATTATTGTAGATGAATTTACAGGTCGTTTGATGAATGGCCGTCGTTACAGCGACGGTTTGCATCAGGCTATAGAAGCAGTTGAGAATTTAAAAATTCAGCAGGAAAGTCAGACTCTCGCTACCATTACCCTGCAAAATTATTTCCGAATGTTTGAAAAATTGGCCGGGATGACCGGTACTGCTCTTACAGAAGCCGCGGAATTTGATAAGATTTATGGTCTGGAAGTAATAGAAATACCGACCAATCAGCCGATAATAAGAACAGACGCCGCTGACGCTGTTTATAAATCCAGAATGGGCAAATTCAGAGCTGTGGTTAAAGAAATTGCCGAGCTGAATAAAAAGGGGCGTCCTGTGCTGGTCGGTACCATTTCCATCGAAGTATCCGAACTTCTAAGCAAAATGCTAAAACAAAAAAATGTCCCGCATAATGTTTTGAACGCCAAGTATCATGAACGTGAGGCGGAAATTATTGCCAAAGCCGGTCAAAGAGGGGCTGTAACTATTGCCACCAATATGGCAGGACGCGGTACCGATATTGTACTGGGCGAAGGTATAGCACAGATGGGAGGCTTGTGCGTAATCGGCACGGAACGGCATGAGAGCCGGCGTATTGATAATCAGCTGCGCGGTCGCTGTGGACGACAGGGAGACCCTGGTTATACGAAGTTTTATGTTTCGTTGGAAGATGAGCTTATGCGTCTGTTCGGTTCTGACCGGATTATAAAAATAATGGAATCACTGGGTTTTGATGATGAAACACCTATTGAGCATAAAATGATTTCCAGTTCAATTGAAAGGGCCCAGAAAAAAGTCGAAATGTACCATTTTAATATTCGTAAACAATTGCTGGAATATGATGACGTTATGAACAAGCAGCGTGACATAATTTATAAGCAGCGGCGTCGTATTCTTGAACAGAAGCAGCTCATTGAAAAATATGATGAAATTATTGAGTACCAGATACAGTTTATCTTTAACAATTACTATCCTGAAAGCATAAAAAGCAGGGATGTGGACTGGGCTGAATTGATCAGGGAAATAAAGCAACTGGTGCCGGCCGAATATGATTACAAGAAATATTCGGAACGCAATCTGATTTTAGATTATATCTTGAAGACAGCCCGGGAGTATTTCAGGCAATATATCTCCAGGTTCTCTCCCTCGGATATTTTGACCGTTTCCAGACTGATTTATCTGCATACTCTGGATATGCGCTGGATAGAACATTTGAAAAATATGGATCTGCTGCGCGACGGTATAGGTTTGCGGGCTTATGCTCAGAAAGACCCTCTTCTGGAGTACAAGCGTGAAGGTTATGATATGTTCCAGGATATGATGAATGCCGTGGAGCAGGAAGTGATCGGCAGTATTTATAAAGTGCAGATTATCAGTGACGAAGAAGCGGAAAAACTTGCTGCCAAACAGGAAAGCTATAAAGTAACATCCTATCAGGCAGCAGATCTTTCCGGCGATCAACCTTCGCAGCAGCCGGTTGTTAATACCAAAGATAAAGTAGGCCGTAATGACCTTTGTCCGTGCGGTTCAGGTAAAAAGTATAAAAAGTGCTGTGGGAATAAATAG
- the prfB gene encoding peptide chain release factor 2 (programmed frameshift): protein MYEELTGEIEKLRQKIKILGDYLDLPQLQNEIEMLDLQLQQEDIWKDSVKVTALNRKNKSLKDTLQNFKKLKEDADYLGEIMSLQDESFAAEVHSYYKKIKDAYAALELETLLNGTYDQNDVLFTINAGVGGTDAQDWAQLLLRMYIRWIEKKGFKYEILDISEGEEAGLKSVTLAVYGDYAYGLLRAEHGIHRLVRLSPFNANNKRQTSFASVDIIPEIEESKEVIIKPEDIRIDTYRSSGAGGQHVNKTDSAVRITHLPTNIVVQCQNQRSQAQNKEVAMKMLLSKLVRLNEQEQKDKLGSVAEANREISWGNQIRSYVFHPYNLVKDHRNGYETGNVQAVMDGELDGFIEAYLHFKQESLT, encoded by the exons ATGTACGAAGAATTAACCGGTGAAATAGAAAAATTAAGACAGAAAATAAAAATTCTCGGAGACTATCTT GACCTCCCTCAGCTGCAAAATGAAATTGAAATGCTGGATCTTCAGCTGCAACAGGAAGATATCTGGAAAGATTCGGTAAAAGTAACAGCTCTGAATCGTAAAAATAAATCATTAAAAGATACGCTGCAAAATTTTAAGAAATTAAAAGAAGACGCGGATTATCTGGGAGAAATAATGAGCTTGCAGGATGAGTCGTTTGCAGCGGAAGTCCATTCTTATTACAAAAAGATCAAAGACGCTTACGCTGCCCTGGAGCTGGAAACATTGCTCAACGGTACCTATGATCAGAATGATGTTTTGTTTACCATTAATGCCGGAGTAGGGGGAACTGATGCTCAGGATTGGGCGCAATTGTTGCTGCGTATGTATATTCGCTGGATAGAAAAAAAAGGTTTCAAATATGAAATTCTGGATATTTCCGAAGGAGAAGAAGCCGGCCTGAAAAGTGTTACATTGGCTGTGTATGGCGATTATGCCTATGGACTGCTCAGAGCCGAACATGGTATACACAGGTTGGTGCGTCTGTCGCCTTTTAACGCCAATAACAAACGTCAGACTTCTTTCGCTTCAGTGGATATCATACCGGAAATTGAAGAAAGCAAGGAAGTTATTATCAAGCCTGAAGATATCCGTATTGATACATACAGATCCAGCGGCGCAGGCGGACAACATGTCAATAAAACTGATTCCGCTGTCAGGATCACACATCTACCCACAAATATTGTAGTCCAGTGCCAGAACCAGCGTTCGCAGGCTCAGAATAAAGAAGTTGCCATGAAAATGCTGCTTTCCAAGCTGGTGAGGTTAAATGAACAGGAACAGAAGGACAAATTAGGCAGTGTGGCTGAGGCTAACAGAGAAATCAGCTGGGGCAACCAAATCCGTTCGTATGTATTTCATCCCTATAATCTGGTTAAGGATCATCGTAACGGATATGAAACCGGTAATGTCCAGGCCGTCATGGACGGCGAACTGGATGGCTTTATAGAAGCATATTTACATTTTAAACAAGAATCGTTAACATAG
- the raiA gene encoding ribosome-associated translation inhibitor RaiA, with translation MQIIVSGQNLAMTEALKTYAEKKIGKIVHYFAEAIENGKVEMVYHDNKSPEKANEAKVTVHVHGAILQAKEESSDMYAAIDLLFEKIEKQLKKYKEKLKDRKGDKVSQKIEKIDKRTADEDSAGQQEIIISKQRLKPMSPDEAMLQLQSLKLEFLAFMNDKSQEMNVIYKRKDGNFGLIEPEF, from the coding sequence ATGCAGATTATTGTATCCGGACAGAACCTGGCAATGACTGAAGCATTAAAAACTTATGCTGAGAAAAAAATAGGTAAGATTGTACATTATTTTGCCGAAGCCATAGAAAACGGCAAAGTGGAGATGGTTTATCACGACAACAAGTCACCGGAAAAAGCCAATGAAGCCAAAGTGACCGTTCATGTGCACGGCGCTATATTGCAGGCTAAAGAAGAAAGTTCAGATATGTACGCTGCCATAGACCTTCTTTTTGAAAAAATTGAAAAACAGCTCAAGAAATATAAAGAAAAACTTAAAGATCGTAAAGGTGACAAGGTCTCCCAGAAAATTGAAAAGATAGATAAAAGAACTGCTGATGAAGATAGCGCCGGTCAGCAGGAGATTATTATTAGTAAACAACGACTAAAACCAATGTCCCCCGATGAAGCCATGCTGCAGTTGCAGTCTCTGAAACTGGAATTTTTAGCGTTCATGAACGATAAAAGCCAGGAAATGAATGTAATCTACAAAAGAAAAGACGGCAATTTCGGGCTCATTGAACCGGAGTTCTAG
- a CDS encoding AAA family ATPase, whose protein sequence is MTSKNLFIAASGQSDGKTTLSIILYNFFQTIKKKVGFIKPVGQKYVVVNDEQIDKDSYLIEHIFQSHVDIKLTSPIAIPSGYTEEYILERANRKDQLKNKLIYSFQELSYDREYMLVEGTGHAGVGSVLDLSNARVAKILNSKVILIAPGGIGNTIDEIMLNKALFDKEGVEVLGVVINKIYPNKIEKVTKLLTQGLNNYGLKVLGFIPYYQSLSSPNMFLVKEALKADVLNEGDTLYENIVNIVVGAMTPHYVLTHLAKGSLLITPGDREDVLLAAISLCMLSTENRLAGILITGGILPKENVFNLIKKINIPVLSVGEDTYETAKKVSNLNVKVTINDKKKIELTKQLINQLDTKYILENL, encoded by the coding sequence ATGACCAGTAAAAACCTTTTTATAGCTGCGTCCGGACAAAGCGACGGCAAGACCACTCTGTCGATTATTCTCTACAATTTTTTTCAGACTATTAAAAAGAAGGTAGGGTTTATCAAGCCTGTCGGACAAAAATATGTAGTGGTGAATGACGAGCAGATAGATAAAGATTCTTATCTTATTGAACATATATTTCAATCGCATGTAGATATCAAGCTGACCAGTCCCATTGCCATACCTTCAGGCTACACCGAGGAATATATTCTGGAACGTGCTAACAGAAAAGACCAACTGAAGAACAAGCTTATCTATAGTTTTCAGGAACTGTCTTATGATAGAGAATATATGCTGGTCGAAGGCACAGGCCACGCTGGTGTGGGGTCGGTGCTGGATTTGAGCAACGCTAGAGTGGCTAAAATACTTAACTCCAAGGTAATACTCATTGCACCCGGCGGTATTGGTAATACCATAGACGAAATTATGTTAAACAAAGCTCTTTTTGATAAAGAAGGAGTGGAAGTTCTGGGTGTTGTTATCAATAAAATTTATCCCAATAAAATTGAAAAAGTTACCAAGCTGCTTACTCAGGGCCTCAACAACTATGGCCTGAAAGTACTTGGTTTTATTCCATATTATCAGAGCCTGTCTTCACCCAATATGTTTCTGGTCAAGGAAGCTCTGAAGGCAGATGTACTAAATGAAGGCGATACTTTGTATGAGAACATTGTGAATATCGTGGTTGGGGCTATGACCCCGCATTATGTGCTCACTCATTTGGCAAAGGGTAGTCTGCTCATTACACCTGGCGACCGTGAGGATGTACTGCTGGCCGCGATCTCTTTATGTATGCTGTCCACCGAGAACAGACTGGCCGGAATTCTGATAACGGGTGGCATTTTACCTAAGGAAAATGTCTTTAATCTTATAAAAAAAATCAATATACCTGTACTCAGTGTGGGAGAGGATACCTATGAAACAGCCAAAAAAGTCAGCAACCTGAATGTCAAGGTCACAATAAACGATAAAAAGAAAATAGAGCTTACCAAACAGCTGATCAACCAGCTGGATACAAAGTATATTTTGGAAAATCTGTAA